In the genome of Brienomyrus brachyistius isolate T26 chromosome 24, BBRACH_0.4, whole genome shotgun sequence, the window tttgattaagttattatttacaggtcatattttgtacttccacctaaatatttctctatcatcttttaaatgtctgatttgcaagaaaggttgattgattgttatacaataatttagttgccttggatgctcctttcgatgtggaagcactctaacttctgtaatttctgtatttttaaaatcttaataaagatattgttggaaaaaaaaaaaaaaaaaagaaacaaagagTTGATTGGTGGGTCATGAGATTCAGAAATGCATCTAACATATGTGCCCAAAGGCCCATATATTAAATCCAGACCAGATCACACAAGTGAAGTTTTTAGTTCCCAAGTTCAAAAATAACCTATGTAATATACCATGAATTTTCAGCGGTTTTCATTTATGTACCATCATTCTGTGTGTGATTCTCAGAGCAACGTGTTCTCATGCTTTAATTTCTCAATTCGTGTACTTTCAGTTCATAGTGTTACAGcaagtgtcaaactccagtcctggggagccGGAACCCTgtatagcttagttctttccctgttccatcacaaatgattcagctcaagagctgtgtggtaattagcacaaggagtagaatcaggtgtgctaaatgaggggaaacccaaaaatgtgtggggcagaagtttgacacccctgtgtTACAGTTTGTGTTTGTGGCTGCATCTTTTCTAGGCTCCATGTTCCCTGGGATCCAGTGCCAGGTTTTACACCCACCTTCTGCCTGTCTGTGAAAATGCCTGCTTTCCACTGACTCTCTTGATACATCTATCCAGCCTTTACAGCCTATTTCAGTGTTAGACAATGAACCTCAGCTGGTTCTTTTATGTAGTAGTACAGGTGTAGCACATATTCCACGAAGTAAGCGAGCTTCACCAACTTTGCTCAAGAGCACCAGATAACAGACAAAATGCCAACAGAAATTAGATCAATTTTGGAATATTGACCCTCATGCTAACATGCCAGTAGAGACTCCATCTCTGCTCAGGTTCTAGAAATCAGTGGATAAAATAAGGCAGGCTTAGGGGGTCAAAAAATGCACTTAAATTTAATAAGatacaaaaacacaaagaaaagaATTACAAACCCAGGAACATGGATGTgatcaaccaaaaaaaaataacagtttACAACACAGCTTCCCCTTTCAGTCATATAAACCTACTCGTACTGCATGGGGAAGAGTGACCTGCAGCCACACAGTGTGTTGCAGAATGTATGTACATATCCAGCAGAAGCAGGGTTCAGCTGTACTGCGGTCAAAGGGGAAGCAGACTCGCTGGAACAGGCATGTAACTGCAGGCTAGCCACTGGAGCTCAGGATCACCTCACACTTACGCCAGCATCCTGGCTGCTCATTTCACGTATTTTTCCATAAATTTCTTGTGGAATTCAGACCGCAGGGTATCATTAACGAAACGCTTCTCCCTCTTCGAGTCATCCACACCCTTGGCACAGTTCTTGAAGACTACGTCATCATCCCACCTGGGGAAGGGGGCACAGTAATCTGTTAATACCCATGATACAGATCATTTAGGTTTCTAACAAACTTCCCGAGCTCCAAGATGTGTTTGTGCTGGGTTCCGTCTCTGCAGTGGCAGGGTGTGCTATCGCCTCCTTGGGgctatccaccccccccccccacaatacaTACCTCCTCTTGACGCTGAATGTGCTCTGTGTTTGGCTCGGTTGCTGGCTAGCCAGGTTGAGCAGAGGGTTCCCACTCAGGATGTTCTCCATGCGAATGCGCTCTTCCTCAGCCTTCTGCTCACGTTCCTACACCAAAGAGGACAGGTACCCCAGTGCATGGTGGGAAATGCCCATGACCGTTGGCAGACCAGATCCTTGTGGATTGTAGCCTACCTTGCGTTCCTGCTCCTCTGCACGTTCCTTCTTGATTTTTTCAAGTTCTGCCAGCAGAGCGGCAGTGTCGTCATCATCACTGTCCTCATCTGAAATGTCTTCCTCGTCATCCTACACATACCCACACAGTTGCTTCAGAAAACACTAACTGGACTGACATAGAAGACTCTTACCCTTTGACAGAGTGGTTAAACATTTTACTGTTATTTTTATGCAAGAtgtaaatctgcattttttaaaattgagTGCTGGAGGAAACAGTAAGACagcctacatcagtcagagggTCATCTGCATCCAGGTTTGCTGCTGGAATCTGGTCCAAGCGAGGCCTCTTTGATGAAGAGGAGGATGATGTTGTGTGCTCTGAAAGAGAGGaaaagtgatttaaaaaaaaaaagtctattCGCTCTAGGCTAGTAAACTGAAAATCTAAAACATTTTTCACTAAATCAGAACAATCTTCAGTTTGCTAAGCTGAGATTTTTCATAAGCACAATGAGCTTCTTCTATGGGAAAGTGATTGTCACAACAACAGGCACTCACCACGGGGCCCCCGCTCCCTGGTCTTCTCACGGACAACTGCACGCTCCCTCTCCTCCAACTCCCGGCGAAAATCCCTCCCACGGATTTCCTCTGGGGCATCCTGGGTGGGCTGTCTGTTTGAGGAGgaaaataaaatttcttaaaaatCACTAACATAACTCCTGTACTGTGAATTGGGCACACCTAGCATAGTACATCCACACACTGAGAAAAAAATAGGAAGCTCTCTTTTTGTCTCTCTCGCAtgcgcagacagacagacagattacCGGTATTTGATCTTTGTGTGCCCCGGGAGGTCCCGGCTGGAGTACTGCTTGGAGAGGGCGCTCAGATcgccctcccccttcccccggCCGCCTCTGGCCGGCTCGAAGGTCGGTCTGGCAGCTGTCGTCATCTCGCCCGCCTCTGCTGGGCGAAAGAAGCTGACGATGAAGGTCCACGTCCAACACCTTGCTTTTTACCGCTATCCGAGCACTTTCACCGCTGGGCGTCTTTAGTGAAGCAGCCCGATCCCGTTTTACCAGGACATTCGATCGTTTGCTGTGGCCATTTACTTGACAGAGTATTTGTTCTATCCACGGCAAACACACGTCTACCTTTGATGGATTGGTCTCCTGACAAATTCACCAACCGTGCTAAAGCAACTTCAAGTAAGGTACTTTAAAACCCACACGCAAGTGATACAAATAAAACTTTCAGTCAAAAAACAGTGAAAACGTGGATCCCGCGAGTTTGTTGacaagctagctagttagcattgTTGCGTCAAGCTTAGCGTAGCAAAAGAAGCATCCGCGCGAAATGTAATACAACACCAAAATAAGAACGTTCACATAACATCcagaaaaacaataataatgataataaaaaaagaaaaacataacaTATACTACTTACTGTTTACTCACCGACTGAAGAACCGTGAACACTGTAATATCCCAGATGTCTCCGCGGTCCAGAAGCTCTACGGAAAACGAATCGGGACAAACGTATCTACCTAATAAAAAAACGCGTTTATTATATGTAGTCTTGAGCAGTGATCTTTAGCCTGTCCGTTCACGTATAGAACGCCGTATTAACATGaaacatatataaaatacataaatatttcaaaaatccatgtgtccttttatttttaaataaataaatttcaataattaattaaatgagcCTGTGATTTGCTAATCCTTTGCGATACATTATCCGGCCTAGCTGATATAGGAAGTAGCCTAGTTCGTCCCGGGAAGGTGTGGAGGTCAGTATTTGGATCCGTAGATTAGCGGAGCAAACACAGCAAAGCGTCATGCTTAAACTCTTACCCCTACGGAACGTCGTCGAGGTATAAACCCTGAAACGGAATACGTCTCGACACAGCACTTTTCCCCTCCTCTATACGTCTCCACGTGGTCTTTTAACTCTCTAGGCATGGTAAAAATGCCGGGGTTTTCGTGGCCTAAAAATACACGTTTAAAAAACCCCGTGTAGCCATGCATTTTTATATGGCAACAAACTACAACTTAGTACTAAGACATACATAGGctaatacttttctattcaagAGCAAAGGGTTCAGTCTGTAATGCATTTTATTGGTTGACATATGATGATATTTCAGCTTTTAATCATAATCagcgaagtaaaaaaaaatgggaaaatttCAACTTAGATGTTTGTTCTTTTATTTCAAACGCTGAATTAGGCCTATATGTCTGACTTGGAGGAAGTTAAGTAAAAGGAGTGAAGTAGTCACGACCGGAGTGGGACTGAATTTCTGACCGAGTTCAAGCCCCCAGACAGCTGAATATAAACAATTACACtattattatatgtttctatAAACATATCCATTATCTATTGCACATTGTGTTTGATTTCTtagatattatatatatatatatatatatatatatatatatatatatattatttaataaaatttttcACTGTAAATTTTTCAGTTTAATGCCTTCTGAAGCAACTCAGATtctgaattttatttaaaagaagtttaatttctcaGCCAATGGCCATGTGACCAAAAATATTTGAATTATCAACTTCTTATAGTTAAATGATGCCAAAAACATTCTTGGAGCCTTTTAATTTAGCATACAGAGTGCCCTCTACTGGATTCTGTCAAATAAGCTGCCAAATATGTAGCCAACTTAGCTTTGTGCTGGTTTAGGTACAGGAAGATGTTTCTGGTGCGTCTGTGTACAGCGGTCCTCCACTTTTTATTTTCACCAAGAAGTGGAGACATTGTACGCGCCACATGAAAAACCACATAAAGCAGGGATCTCAAAGTACCAGGCTGTGACTTATTTGTCAGTCATTATTGaacgtgtggtaccttctgattggaagcatgctaatataacgcccatattcaaaaaagggatagaagtaatccagcaaactataggcaaaTCAGTTTAACTAACATTATTGGGAAAATAATGGTGATCCAAGATggtaatccaagtgaaaatggtagattacctggatgcaaataacattctgagggatagccagcatggatttagaagaGGCAGATCTTGTTTAAcgaatttacttgagttctttgaggaagctacaagagaaattgatcacaaaaaggcctacaatgtcatctacttagatttccagaaggtcttcgatgttgtcccccacaagtggctcttgcttaagctcaaagctgcagggattttaggaactgtagcagcttggatcgaaaactgatttacagacaggaagcagtgagtagttattagaggcacaatgtcacagtgggcctgtatttatagtggggtactgcagggttcaattttaggaccactattgttcctaatttacattaatgatattgacaccaatacatacagtaaactggttaaatttgcagatgacaccaaggtgcgtggtgtagcagatactgatctagtaacacagaggctacaaagggatctggatttaattagcgactgggctgatacctggcagatgaaatttaacatagataaatgtaaggtacagatat includes:
- the cwc15 gene encoding protein CWC15 homolog, with protein sequence MTTAARPTFEPARGGRGKGEGDLSALSKQYSSRDLPGHTKIKYRQPTQDAPEEIRGRDFRRELEERERAVVREKTRERGPREHTTSSSSSSKRPRLDQIPAANLDADDPLTDDDEEDISDEDSDDDDTAALLAELEKIKKERAEEQERKEREQKAEEERIRMENILSGNPLLNLASQQPSQTQSTFSVKRRWDDDVVFKNCAKGVDDSKREKRFVNDTLRSEFHKKFMEKYVK